The following proteins are encoded in a genomic region of Aquella oligotrophica:
- a CDS encoding cupin domain-containing protein, translating to MKVTRLLAGLMVSGLLFACSSTHAPGDTDGNDDSVTLTAVPAPKLKMDQQAYNGSDDLKVNGETPYGKVGGKFKTLLKQTDKNDITRTVTEITREPGYRSSVHYMNYAVTTCVTKGEATMELDGKEPQYFTAGQCFIMPVGVKGYVANDGKGVLKMLDYNTFPAGEDTMVMLESSKH from the coding sequence ATGAAAGTTACAAGATTACTTGCTGGTTTAATGGTAAGTGGTTTATTGTTTGCCTGCTCAAGTACTCATGCACCGGGTGATACCGATGGTAATGACGATAGCGTTACATTGACAGCTGTGCCAGCACCAAAACTTAAAATGGATCAGCAAGCCTATAATGGTAGTGATGATCTGAAAGTTAACGGTGAGACTCCGTATGGTAAGGTTGGTGGTAAATTCAAAACTTTACTTAAACAAACTGATAAAAATGATATTACTCGCACAGTTACTGAGATTACTCGTGAGCCAGGTTACCGCTCTTCTGTTCATTATATGAATTATGCTGTAACTACTTGTGTAACCAAAGGTGAAGCAACTATGGAGCTAGATGGTAAAGAACCTCAATATTTTACTGCAGGACAGTGTTTTATCATGCCTGTAGGAGTTAAAGGTTACGTTGCCAATGATGGCAAGGGTGTTTTAAAAATGCTTGATTATAATACTTTCCCTGCCGGTGAGGATACTATGGTTATGCTAGAAAGTAGCAAACACTAG
- the rplW gene encoding 50S ribosomal protein L23, translated as MKQVDLYKVLISPVITEKANTVAEKYEQVVFKVLKQASKDEIKAAFELAFNSKVASVRVLNVAGKAKRFGRFNGRRDNWKKAYISLMPGQSFDLAANQK; from the coding sequence ATGAAACAAGTAGATTTATATAAAGTATTGATTTCTCCGGTAATTACCGAGAAAGCAAATACCGTTGCTGAAAAATATGAGCAAGTGGTATTTAAAGTGCTAAAACAAGCTAGCAAAGATGAAATCAAAGCAGCTTTTGAGTTGGCTTTCAATAGCAAAGTTGCATCGGTTCGTGTATTAAATGTAGCGGGTAAAGCAAAGCGCTTTGGTCGTTTTAATGGTCGTCGCGATAACTGGAAAAAGGCTTACATTAGCCTTATGCCAGGTCAAAGCTTTGACTTAGCTGCAAACCAGAAGTAA
- the rpmC gene encoding 50S ribosomal protein L29 — MPNTELRAKSVDELNAELEALLKSHFSLRMQVAMQQLTKTSELRKVRRDIARVRTILREKA; from the coding sequence ATGCCAAATACTGAATTAAGAGCTAAATCAGTAGATGAATTAAATGCTGAGCTTGAGGCTTTGTTAAAATCTCATTTTTCTTTACGTATGCAAGTTGCAATGCAACAGCTTACTAAAACAAGTGAGTTGAGAAAAGTGCGTCGTGATATTGCACGTGTAAGAACAATTTTACGTGAGAAGGCATAA
- the rplV gene encoding 50S ribosomal protein L22 — protein MLVKAHAKNIRVSAQKARLVADLIRGLPVARALNTLTFSSKKSAGIVKKTLESAIANAEHNQGADIDALKVKEVYIDKGPSLKRHTARAKGRGSKIEKQTCHINIVVGY, from the coding sequence ATGTTAGTAAAAGCTCATGCTAAAAACATTCGTGTTTCAGCACAAAAAGCGCGTTTAGTAGCTGACTTGATCCGTGGTTTGCCAGTGGCTAGAGCCCTGAATACTTTGACGTTTAGCAGCAAAAAATCAGCTGGAATCGTTAAAAAGACTTTGGAATCAGCTATTGCAAATGCTGAACACAATCAAGGTGCAGATATTGATGCACTTAAAGTAAAAGAAGTTTATATTGATAAAGGTCCTAGCTTGAAGCGTCATACTGCTCGTGCTAAAGGTCGTGGTAGCAAGATTGAAAAACAAACTTGTCACATCAATATAGTGGTTGGTTATTAA
- the rplP gene encoding 50S ribosomal protein L16 — MLSPNRLKYRKVQKGRNKGIATRGVAVSFGEFGLKSVSRGRLTARQIEAARRAMTRHIKRGGRVWIRVFPDKPVSKKPAEVRMGGGKGSPEYFVAEIQPGKMLYEMDGVSEELAREAFRLAAAKLPFKTTFVIRQVGA; from the coding sequence ATGCTATCGCCGAATAGATTAAAATACCGTAAAGTACAAAAAGGTCGCAATAAAGGGATTGCTACACGTGGTGTTGCAGTTAGCTTTGGAGAGTTTGGTCTTAAATCTGTAAGTCGTGGTCGTTTGACTGCGCGTCAGATTGAGGCAGCACGTCGTGCAATGACTCGTCACATTAAACGTGGTGGTCGTGTATGGATTCGTGTATTCCCAGACAAACCTGTTTCTAAAAAACCAGCCGAAGTTCGTATGGGTGGCGGAAAAGGTTCTCCGGAATATTTTGTTGCTGAAATTCAACCAGGTAAAATGTTGTATGAAATGGATGGCGTAAGTGAAGAGCTTGCTCGTGAGGCTTTCCGTCTTGCAGCGGCTAAATTACCATTCAAAACAACATTTGTAATTAGACAGGTAGGTGCGTAA
- the rplD gene encoding 50S ribosomal protein L4 yields MELKLLNMQGADAGQLTVSDALFGREYNEALVHQVVTAYLANARSGNSKQKTRAEVTHSTKKPWRQKGTGRARIGTTTSPVWRGGGRAFPNTPEENFTQKVNRKMYRAGIAAILSKLVADGRLVIANELNIDSPKTKSFVSVLNNLSLNNETVLVIVDELTENVYYASRNLPTVLVLEAHQIDPYTLLRCNKVVFTQKAIEKVQEHLV; encoded by the coding sequence ATGGAATTAAAACTATTAAATATGCAAGGTGCTGATGCTGGTCAATTAACAGTTAGTGATGCATTGTTTGGTCGTGAATATAACGAAGCTTTAGTTCATCAGGTTGTGACTGCATATCTGGCTAATGCTCGTTCAGGTAATAGCAAACAAAAAACTCGTGCTGAAGTTACTCACTCAACTAAAAAGCCATGGAGACAAAAAGGTACTGGACGTGCGCGTATTGGTACTACAACTTCACCTGTTTGGCGTGGTGGTGGTCGTGCCTTCCCTAATACTCCTGAAGAAAATTTTACGCAAAAAGTTAATCGTAAAATGTACCGTGCAGGTATCGCAGCTATTTTATCTAAACTAGTTGCTGATGGTCGTTTAGTTATCGCTAACGAATTAAATATTGATAGCCCTAAAACTAAATCATTTGTTTCGGTGCTTAATAACCTATCATTAAATAATGAAACCGTATTGGTTATCGTTGATGAGTTAACTGAAAATGTTTATTACGCTTCACGTAATTTGCCAACAGTATTGGTGTTGGAAGCTCATCAGATCGATCCATATACCTTACTACGTTGCAACAAAGTTGTATTTACGCAGAAAGCTATTGAGAAAGTACAGGAGCACTTGGTATGA
- the dapA gene encoding 4-hydroxy-tetrahydrodipicolinate synthase encodes MLKGCITALVTPMDRNGQVDYDSLTKLVEFQIENKVDGLVVMGTTGESTALTSEEKLAVIKHVININQGRIKIIIGVSAVSTQSGLDCFKLLEGISGIDYLMCVTPYYVKPTQEGLYLHFATLAKATKLPIILYNVPGRTATDLSDTTTLRLATEFSNIVGLKDATGNIKRCGYLVRNRPAGFSLLSGDDGTLLQFLLTGGDGVISVASNNCPAEMVELCKYGLAGNFKEAQQVNQKLEPLYDTLFCEANPIPVKWALFYQQIIGSPQLRLPLTELTPQNQLKVKAALEAV; translated from the coding sequence ATGCTAAAAGGTTGCATTACCGCCTTAGTTACACCGATGGATAGAAATGGTCAAGTTGATTATGACTCATTAACTAAGCTTGTAGAGTTTCAAATAGAAAACAAAGTTGATGGTTTGGTAGTAATGGGAACTACAGGCGAATCAACTGCGCTTACTAGCGAAGAAAAACTTGCCGTTATCAAACATGTTATTAATATTAATCAGGGTCGGATTAAGATTATCATCGGTGTAAGCGCAGTAAGTACTCAGTCAGGGCTAGACTGTTTCAAATTATTGGAAGGTATTAGCGGGATTGATTACCTGATGTGCGTAACACCATATTACGTAAAACCAACTCAAGAAGGGCTATACCTTCATTTTGCTACGCTAGCCAAAGCAACTAAACTACCGATAATACTATATAACGTTCCGGGAAGAACTGCGACCGATTTATCGGACACAACCACCTTGCGACTAGCAACAGAATTCTCTAATATAGTTGGACTGAAAGATGCTACAGGAAATATAAAACGCTGTGGTTATCTGGTACGAAATCGTCCAGCTGGATTCTCATTACTATCTGGTGATGATGGAACATTACTCCAGTTTCTATTAACTGGTGGCGATGGAGTAATCTCAGTAGCAAGTAATAACTGCCCAGCCGAAATGGTTGAATTATGCAAATATGGTCTAGCGGGAAACTTTAAAGAAGCGCAACAAGTAAATCAGAAACTAGAACCATTATATGATACGCTATTTTGTGAGGCAAATCCAATTCCGGTTAAATGGGCTTTATTCTATCAGCAAATCATTGGTTCACCGCAGCTACGATTACCGCTAACGGAACTCACTCCACAAAATCAGCTAAAAGTAAAAGCAGCGCTTGAAGCAGTCTGA
- the miaB gene encoding tRNA (N6-isopentenyl adenosine(37)-C2)-methylthiotransferase MiaB: protein MTKKVYIKTYGCQMNEYDSDKMADVLNNFQGYEKTDNPDEAEVILFNTCSIREKAQEKVFSDLGRVRHLKQKNPDLIIGVGGCVASQEGQTIVKRAPYVDVVFGPQTLHRIPELMEERRKTGKSQVDISFPEIEKFDKMPDAKVEGVTAFVSIMEGCSKYCSYCVVPYTRGEEVSRPFEDVLTEIAKLTLQGVKEVNLLGQNVNAYRGKMAEGGIADFAMLLEFVHEIPGIERIRYTTSHPNEMSQRIIDCYGKLPKLVSHLHLPAQSGSDRILAGMKRGYTSLEYKSVIRKIRALRPDISFSSDFIVGFPGETDEDFEKTMKLIEDVFYDVSFSFIFSARPGTPAAELKDDTPHEVKLARLQRLQARIEEMAGVISQKMVGTTQKILVEGVSKKDPNTLTGRSENFKVVNFVGNPRMIGEIVEVKITAGNPYALTGEVITV from the coding sequence ATGACAAAAAAAGTTTATATTAAAACTTATGGCTGCCAGATGAATGAATATGATTCCGACAAAATGGCGGACGTATTAAATAACTTTCAAGGTTATGAAAAAACTGACAATCCTGATGAGGCAGAGGTAATCTTATTTAATACTTGCTCAATTCGTGAGAAAGCACAGGAAAAAGTGTTCTCCGATTTAGGGCGTGTGCGACATTTGAAGCAAAAAAATCCTGATCTCATTATCGGAGTTGGTGGTTGTGTGGCCTCTCAGGAAGGGCAGACAATTGTCAAAAGAGCTCCTTATGTTGATGTGGTTTTTGGTCCGCAAACCTTACACCGAATTCCTGAACTGATGGAAGAAAGACGTAAGACTGGTAAGTCGCAGGTGGATATTAGCTTTCCCGAGATTGAGAAATTTGACAAGATGCCCGATGCTAAAGTTGAAGGTGTGACGGCTTTTGTTTCAATCATGGAAGGTTGCTCCAAATATTGCTCTTATTGTGTAGTGCCATATACCAGAGGGGAAGAGGTTTCGCGTCCATTTGAAGATGTGTTGACCGAGATTGCTAAGCTGACACTGCAAGGGGTTAAGGAAGTTAACCTTTTGGGGCAGAATGTAAATGCCTACCGTGGTAAAATGGCAGAGGGTGGAATTGCTGATTTTGCAATGCTATTAGAATTTGTCCATGAGATCCCGGGTATTGAACGAATTCGTTATACTACTTCACATCCAAATGAGATGAGTCAACGAATCATAGACTGCTATGGTAAGTTGCCAAAATTGGTTTCGCACTTGCATCTTCCTGCACAAAGCGGTTCTGATCGGATTTTGGCTGGGATGAAGCGTGGTTATACTTCGCTAGAGTATAAATCAGTAATCCGTAAAATACGTGCTTTACGTCCGGATATTTCCTTTTCTTCTGATTTTATCGTTGGTTTTCCCGGTGAGACTGACGAAGATTTTGAAAAAACTATGAAGCTGATTGAAGATGTATTTTATGATGTTAGCTTTAGCTTTATATTCTCTGCTCGTCCGGGGACTCCAGCGGCTGAATTAAAAGACGATACGCCACATGAAGTAAAACTCGCACGCTTACAACGCTTACAGGCGCGGATTGAAGAGATGGCTGGCGTGATTAGTCAGAAAATGGTCGGTACTACTCAGAAAATCTTGGTCGAAGGAGTTTCCAAAAAAGATCCGAATACTTTAACTGGGCGGAGTGAAAATTTCAAGGTTGTGAACTTTGTTGGTAATCCACGCATGATAGGTGAAATTGTCGAAGTTAAGATAACTGCTGGTAATCCATATGCTTTAACCGGCGAGGTTATAACTGTGTAA
- a CDS encoding TolC family protein: protein MHKNRVLTMIIASLLAGCAYFSEYKKPDVPVNNQWDVPQNTGLSESNLPFVSWWQGFNDPTLNQLIESGLASNNTLNMSRGNVEAAEGELKKVQLQWIPDISVILGYSNNPATGFPGLLAVLAPNYTMNVFSQIKQQKKAKYELAEAKAEDDAVKLNVITQITASYFTYQAEIERKQLLDVLANDITHLAEIAKKVYKGGLSANISVQDLDAQVNMIRGEQEVIEQNIVVSRNALRYLINQNPGQITTSQKFSMLNNKTLAPAQLPMTVLENRPDMQMAENRLRASNEGIGLAASQLLPTVQLDFIGGPVAGNNSYNIPNPITTNVVDFNDELLKIPVLRASVLGEIDKAKGLDKVSYYNYVETLQKALRDTSNAFSANYRLTNKLTQTESAQMHLTKSYRLNQSLTDSGIQSVMDTLKTKIALDRMNISVNQDKLQQLITIVNLYHELAGGYKAGEDTAKTAESK from the coding sequence ATGCACAAAAATAGAGTTTTAACGATGATAATTGCCAGTTTGCTAGCTGGTTGTGCCTACTTTAGCGAATATAAAAAGCCTGATGTGCCTGTAAATAATCAGTGGGATGTACCGCAAAATACTGGCTTGAGTGAAAGTAATCTTCCTTTTGTTAGCTGGTGGCAAGGCTTCAATGACCCAACACTTAATCAGTTAATCGAAAGTGGATTAGCTAGTAATAATACTCTAAATATGTCACGAGGTAATGTCGAAGCCGCTGAAGGTGAATTAAAGAAAGTTCAGTTGCAATGGATTCCTGATATTAGCGTTATACTTGGTTATTCAAATAATCCGGCAACTGGGTTTCCGGGCTTACTGGCCGTTCTTGCGCCCAATTATACGATGAATGTATTTAGTCAGATTAAGCAGCAGAAAAAAGCTAAATATGAGTTAGCCGAAGCCAAAGCAGAAGATGATGCGGTAAAATTAAATGTGATAACTCAAATTACTGCCAGTTACTTCACTTATCAGGCAGAAATCGAGCGAAAACAGTTGCTTGATGTTTTAGCCAATGATATAACGCATCTGGCGGAAATTGCCAAGAAAGTTTATAAGGGTGGGTTAAGTGCCAATATAAGTGTGCAGGATTTGGATGCACAGGTAAATATGATTCGTGGCGAGCAAGAGGTGATTGAACAAAATATCGTTGTTAGTCGCAATGCTCTTCGCTATCTGATTAATCAAAATCCAGGGCAAATTACTACTTCCCAGAAATTCTCAATGCTGAATAATAAAACTCTGGCACCAGCTCAGTTACCAATGACGGTACTTGAGAATCGTCCGGATATGCAAATGGCAGAAAATCGCCTGCGTGCTTCTAATGAGGGAATTGGGCTTGCCGCTAGTCAGTTGTTGCCTACGGTACAATTAGATTTTATCGGTGGTCCAGTTGCCGGTAATAATTCTTATAATATTCCAAACCCGATAACAACCAATGTAGTTGATTTCAATGACGAGCTGCTAAAAATTCCGGTATTACGTGCCTCGGTGCTTGGGGAGATTGATAAAGCCAAGGGCTTGGATAAAGTTTCTTATTATAATTATGTGGAAACCTTGCAGAAAGCCTTACGTGATACTTCGAATGCTTTTTCAGCAAATTACCGGTTAACAAATAAACTAACGCAAACTGAATCAGCACAGATGCATTTGACGAAATCTTATCGGCTTAACCAGAGTTTGACGGATAGCGGGATTCAGAGTGTAATGGACACCTTGAAAACCAAAATTGCACTTGATCGTATGAATATTAGTGTAAATCAGGATAAATTGCAGCAGTTGATAACTATTGTCAATCTTTATCATGAGCTTGCTGGTGGTTATAAAGCTGGTGAAGATACTGCAAAAACTGCTGAATCAAAGTAA
- a CDS encoding FUSC family protein — MLKQIISQPLSYRAIRALHICIVFGFIIFVQEFLGFPQAGWAGFSLMMIYAGFDNGTTLFRAYHRFWGMILGLFSGYILWFIGHLDYRLLILIIPVTVFFAYFLVGRAYSVPTIFTVNTAVIGTGYFAAHSEFSITAFLVDYTVCTIFAFVICVVFEFFIFRKYGLMKRFIADTQKDVVNHLLGLINLLNQEKIDRSRWFNACINFNRSLNEVNNLVSNSAFEHSSEAAVGDEFNRFVLLTNKIFVALKALYSAYYTKRYHKHDYNQLFLQVQQDLVELQQLINSQQNLTIQSGTIYDAQK, encoded by the coding sequence ATGCTTAAACAAATAATCAGTCAGCCACTAAGCTATAGGGCAATCCGCGCACTACATATTTGTATTGTTTTTGGCTTTATTATCTTTGTGCAGGAATTTCTGGGTTTTCCGCAAGCTGGATGGGCTGGCTTTTCGCTAATGATGATTTATGCTGGGTTTGATAATGGAACAACACTTTTTCGAGCTTATCATCGCTTTTGGGGTATGATACTTGGGCTATTTAGCGGCTATATTTTATGGTTTATAGGACATCTTGATTATCGCTTGCTGATATTGATTATCCCGGTGACGGTGTTCTTTGCCTACTTTTTGGTTGGGCGAGCATACAGTGTGCCAACTATTTTTACGGTAAATACTGCGGTGATAGGTACCGGATATTTTGCCGCGCATAGCGAATTTTCAATTACGGCTTTTTTGGTTGATTATACTGTTTGTACCATATTTGCTTTTGTAATTTGCGTGGTTTTTGAGTTTTTTATCTTCCGTAAATATGGCTTAATGAAGCGTTTTATCGCAGATACGCAAAAAGATGTAGTTAATCATTTACTAGGCTTAATAAATCTACTAAATCAGGAAAAAATTGATCGTAGCCGATGGTTTAATGCCTGCATCAATTTCAATCGTAGCCTAAATGAGGTAAATAATCTAGTTAGTAATTCAGCCTTTGAGCATAGTTCTGAGGCGGCAGTTGGTGATGAGTTTAATCGCTTCGTGCTTCTGACAAATAAAATTTTTGTTGCCCTAAAAGCACTCTATTCAGCATATTATACCAAGCGCTATCATAAGCATGATTATAATCAATTGTTTTTACAGGTGCAACAAGACCTTGTCGAGCTACAACAGCTTATTAATAGCCAGCAAAATTTAACGATTCAGTCAGGAACTATTTACGATGCACAAAAATAG
- the rplC gene encoding 50S ribosomal protein L3, translated as MSLGLVGQKLGMTRIFAEDGASIPVTVLAMSANRVVQVKTAATDGYDSVQVTFGAKKANRVSKPSKGHYAKAGVEAGVSLQEFNLTAEEVANFQAGSTITVEIFSAGQLVDVTGTSKGKGFAGAIKRHNFASNRASHGNSVSHNAPGSIGQRQDPGRVFPGKRMAGHLGDVKVTTQNLEVVRVDAERGLLLIKGAIPGAKGGKVVVRPSVKAGA; from the coding sequence ATGAGTCTAGGACTAGTAGGCCAAAAACTTGGCATGACTCGCATATTTGCTGAAGATGGAGCCTCAATTCCGGTAACGGTTTTGGCGATGTCTGCAAATCGCGTAGTTCAAGTTAAAACGGCGGCAACTGATGGATATGATTCAGTTCAAGTTACTTTTGGTGCTAAAAAAGCAAACCGTGTAAGTAAACCGTCTAAAGGTCATTATGCGAAAGCTGGTGTTGAAGCTGGTGTTTCGTTACAAGAATTCAATTTAACTGCTGAAGAAGTTGCAAACTTCCAAGCTGGTTCAACAATAACTGTTGAAATTTTCTCAGCTGGTCAATTAGTTGATGTTACCGGTACCTCAAAGGGTAAAGGTTTTGCTGGTGCTATCAAGCGTCACAATTTTGCATCAAATCGTGCTTCTCATGGTAACTCGGTTTCACATAACGCTCCAGGTTCTATCGGTCAGCGTCAAGATCCAGGTCGTGTATTCCCTGGTAAACGCATGGCTGGACATCTTGGAGATGTAAAAGTTACAACGCAAAATCTTGAAGTTGTACGTGTAGATGCTGAGCGTGGTTTACTGCTGATTAAAGGTGCCATTCCAGGTGCTAAAGGTGGTAAGGTTGTTGTTCGTCCAAGTGTGAAGGCAGGTGCATAA
- the rplB gene encoding 50S ribosomal protein L2: protein MAIVKLKPTTPGQRGVVKITTPGLHKGKPFAALLEKQTRGSGRNNNGRITVRHKGGGHKQHYRLVDFKRNKLDVPAKVERIEYDPNRTAHIALLCYADGERRYIIAPKGMEAGQTVISSNEAPIRAGNTLPLRNIPVGTTVHCVEMMPGKGAQLARSAGTSVQLLGRDGIYAQLRLRSGEIRKVHLDCKATIGEVCNGDHNLRQYGKAGVKRWLGIRPTVRGVAMNPIDHPHGGGEGRTAAGMHPVSPWGVKTKGYKTRNNKRTDNMIIRDRRRK from the coding sequence ATGGCTATCGTTAAATTAAAACCTACAACCCCGGGTCAACGTGGTGTAGTAAAGATTACAACTCCAGGTCTGCATAAAGGTAAACCTTTTGCTGCTCTTCTGGAAAAACAGACGCGTGGTTCTGGTCGTAACAATAATGGTCGCATTACAGTGCGTCATAAAGGTGGCGGTCATAAACAACACTATCGTCTAGTTGACTTTAAACGTAATAAATTAGATGTTCCTGCTAAAGTAGAGCGTATTGAATACGATCCTAACCGTACAGCACATATTGCATTATTATGCTATGCTGATGGTGAGCGTCGTTATATTATTGCTCCTAAAGGTATGGAAGCTGGTCAAACAGTTATTTCAAGTAATGAAGCACCAATTCGTGCTGGTAACACTTTACCGCTTAGAAATATTCCTGTTGGTACGACAGTACACTGTGTTGAAATGATGCCGGGCAAAGGTGCTCAATTGGCTCGTTCAGCTGGTACTTCAGTACAACTATTGGGGCGTGATGGTATTTATGCTCAGTTGCGTCTACGTTCTGGTGAGATCCGCAAAGTTCATTTAGATTGTAAAGCTACAATCGGTGAAGTTTGTAATGGTGATCACAACTTACGTCAATATGGTAAGGCTGGTGTTAAACGCTGGTTGGGTATTCGTCCAACAGTGCGTGGTGTAGCAATGAATCCTATCGATCACCCACATGGTGGTGGTGAGGGAAGAACTGCAGCAGGTATGCATCCAGTTTCACCTTGGGGTGTTAAGACTAAGGGTTATAAAACTCGCAACAATAAGCGTACGGATAATATGATCATCCGTGATCGTCGTCGCAAATAG
- the rpsS gene encoding 30S ribosomal protein S19 has protein sequence MARSLKKGPFVDHHLINKVLVAVEKSDKRPIKTWSRRSTILPEMIGLTIAVHNGRAHVPVYITDNMVGHKLGEFALTRTFKGHAADKKAKR, from the coding sequence ATGGCTCGTTCATTGAAAAAAGGTCCTTTTGTGGATCATCACTTAATAAATAAAGTGCTGGTTGCAGTTGAGAAAAGCGACAAACGTCCAATTAAAACTTGGTCTCGTCGTTCGACAATTCTTCCAGAAATGATTGGTTTAACAATTGCTGTGCATAATGGTCGTGCACATGTGCCAGTATATATTACTGATAACATGGTAGGTCATAAATTGGGTGAGTTCGCTTTGACTCGCACTTTCAAAGGCCACGCAGCTGATAAAAAAGCTAAACGTTAA
- a CDS encoding 4-hydroxy-tetrahydrodipicolinate reductase — protein sequence MNKIKIGLFGFGKTGKLVAHEFINNESFELVWVAKRSASEDFIFASDALGLKGQSGKIVPISEINKEFFTNNPVDIIVDFSDTSGVNYYAPAADLGIKIISAISQYESGDMEYLKNLGLKTAVLYSPNITIGINLILMAAQIFQNILPHADIEIIEEHFRNKNEVSGTAKKIADTLGLDEETQINSIRVGGIVGKHEVIFGLPNQTIRLTHESISKAAFGQGAIFAAKWLINAGPGLYCMEDVIKNRVKEQLLEKQMEEKASSNYLQQFKNKILGLFK from the coding sequence ATGAATAAGATAAAAATTGGTTTATTCGGTTTTGGTAAAACCGGAAAACTTGTCGCACACGAATTTATAAACAATGAAAGCTTTGAATTGGTATGGGTTGCAAAACGAAGTGCTAGTGAGGACTTTATATTTGCTAGTGATGCTCTTGGGCTTAAAGGACAGTCTGGCAAGATTGTTCCCATTTCAGAAATTAATAAAGAATTTTTCACCAATAATCCTGTTGATATAATTGTTGACTTCTCAGATACTTCTGGGGTTAATTATTATGCTCCAGCTGCCGACTTAGGTATTAAGATTATCTCAGCAATTTCCCAATATGAAAGTGGGGATATGGAATACCTAAAAAACCTAGGTTTAAAGACGGCTGTTCTCTATTCACCGAATATTACAATTGGGATTAATCTAATTCTAATGGCAGCGCAAATATTTCAAAATATTTTGCCACATGCGGACATTGAAATAATTGAAGAACACTTCAGAAACAAAAATGAAGTTTCAGGTACTGCAAAGAAAATTGCTGACACCTTGGGGCTTGATGAAGAAACCCAGATTAATTCAATCCGAGTCGGTGGTATCGTTGGCAAGCATGAAGTCATTTTTGGTTTGCCAAACCAGACCATCCGCCTGACTCATGAAAGCATCAGCAAAGCGGCTTTTGGTCAGGGTGCGATATTTGCTGCCAAGTGGCTGATAAATGCAGGACCAGGCTTATATTGCATGGAAGACGTAATTAAAAACCGAGTAAAAGAACAATTACTAGAGAAACAAATGGAGGAGAAAGCCAGTAGCAATTATCTACAACAATTCAAAAATAAAATTCTGGGACTATTTAAGTAA
- the rpsC gene encoding 30S ribosomal protein S3 gives MGQKIDPRGFRLAVTKDWSSRWYANNQSFASNLAEDIKIREYILKKFGRRAAIGRVVIERPAKSIKVTMFTARPGVIIGKKGEGIEQIKKELQKMTSVPLHLNVEEIRKPELNSQIVGDQVAQQLEKRVAFRRAMKRSMQAAIKLGAEGIKIETSGRLNGIEIARSEWYREGRVPLHTLRADVEYATSEALTTYGIIGIKVWIYKGDLNLNKNKFAKTATTGDDDKRANKKPGARKPAPRKRKVEKDAIAE, from the coding sequence ATGGGACAGAAGATTGACCCACGTGGGTTTAGGTTAGCAGTAACGAAAGATTGGTCTTCTCGCTGGTATGCAAATAACCAATCATTTGCTTCAAATCTAGCTGAAGATATTAAAATTCGTGAATATATTCTTAAAAAATTTGGTCGCCGTGCTGCGATTGGACGTGTTGTAATTGAACGTCCAGCAAAAAGCATTAAAGTAACAATGTTTACTGCGCGTCCAGGTGTAATCATTGGTAAAAAAGGTGAAGGCATTGAGCAAATCAAAAAAGAATTGCAAAAAATGACTTCAGTTCCTTTACATCTGAATGTTGAAGAGATCCGTAAGCCGGAATTAAATTCACAAATCGTTGGTGATCAGGTTGCTCAACAGCTTGAAAAACGCGTTGCGTTCCGTCGTGCGATGAAACGTTCAATGCAAGCTGCGATCAAGCTTGGTGCGGAAGGTATCAAGATTGAAACTTCAGGTCGTTTGAATGGTATCGAAATCGCTCGTAGCGAGTGGTATCGTGAAGGTCGTGTGCCATTACATACATTACGTGCAGATGTAGAATATGCAACAAGCGAAGCTTTGACTACTTATGGTATTATTGGTATCAAAGTGTGGATTTATAAGGGTGATCTTAACCTTAATAAAAACAAATTTGCTAAAACTGCAACTACTGGTGATGATGATAAAAGAGCCAATAAAAAGCCAGGTGCGCGTAAACCAGCACCTCGTAAAAGAAAGGTAGAAAAAGATGCTATCGCCGAATAG